One window from the genome of Bradyrhizobium xenonodulans encodes:
- a CDS encoding helix-turn-helix transcriptional regulator: MAAGFEQRREALVGLIYDAVLDASLWSAALEGLADITHSAAALMHGYCVDRKLYTFHNLGRIDPECKHRHELYHVTNPWMRSSRFPAGRIVHSDDLIGLPELKRTAFYDDVLRPQNLAHGTIVNVVSRPGFRVSLNVERSEKSGPFNERDAAILRSLLPHVRRACELRLRMHDYREAAQAERDALDALSTGIITFDAGQRVLFANSSARMRGEELSLRVVAGSDLSGPPGIVNGVRALLADAVRSGTAGTRRLSRPNGREIGLTVTPVRGRAFDHPSHHRTASPAAIALLVDLSHNGEAASALLAARHGLTTAELRVATALTQSSDMRTAAVMLGISRNTLKSHTKRIYAKIGVRGHAELVQSIADIARVLDPSM, translated from the coding sequence ATGGCGGCCGGGTTCGAACAAAGGCGAGAAGCGCTCGTTGGTCTGATCTACGACGCCGTACTTGATGCCTCGCTCTGGAGCGCTGCTCTGGAGGGGCTCGCGGATATCACTCATAGCGCGGCCGCGCTCATGCACGGCTACTGCGTCGATCGCAAGCTGTACACGTTCCACAACCTCGGTCGGATCGATCCGGAGTGCAAGCATCGTCACGAACTTTATCACGTGACCAATCCGTGGATGCGGTCGAGCCGCTTTCCGGCAGGTCGCATCGTGCACTCCGATGACTTGATCGGGCTACCGGAGCTCAAGCGTACCGCGTTCTATGACGACGTTCTCCGGCCGCAGAATCTGGCGCACGGCACGATCGTCAATGTGGTCAGCCGCCCGGGATTCCGGGTCTCGCTCAACGTCGAACGCAGCGAGAAAAGCGGACCGTTCAACGAACGTGACGCTGCGATCCTCCGGTCGCTCCTGCCGCATGTGCGGCGCGCCTGCGAGCTGCGATTGCGAATGCACGACTACCGCGAGGCGGCGCAGGCCGAGCGCGATGCGCTCGATGCGTTGTCGACCGGAATCATCACTTTCGATGCCGGGCAGCGGGTGCTGTTCGCCAACTCTTCAGCCCGGATGCGGGGCGAAGAACTATCGCTTCGGGTTGTCGCCGGCAGCGATCTGTCGGGGCCACCGGGCATCGTGAACGGCGTCCGGGCGCTTCTCGCGGATGCTGTCCGCAGCGGCACCGCAGGAACACGCCGGCTGTCGCGGCCGAACGGTCGGGAAATCGGCCTGACCGTAACGCCGGTGCGTGGGCGCGCATTCGATCACCCCTCGCATCACAGAACGGCGAGTCCTGCCGCAATCGCACTCCTGGTTGACCTCTCGCACAACGGCGAGGCCGCGAGCGCGCTGTTGGCGGCCCGCCATGGCCTGACGACGGCCGAACTGCGGGTCGCAACGGCCCTCACCCAGAGCAGCGACATGAGGACGGCCGCAGTCATGCTCGGCATCAGTCGCAACACCCTCAAGTCCCATACCAAGCGGATCTACGCCAAGATCGGCGTCCGTGGCCACGCGGAGCTGGTGCAATCGATTGCCGACATCGCCCGGGTGCTCGATCCCTCGATGTAG
- a CDS encoding Bug family tripartite tricarboxylate transporter substrate binding protein, producing the protein MLRPALVPILLLWLTNPLQAEPRYPQSTIRIVLGFSPGSAPDVAARILADHFMATWGKPVVVENMLGAGGNIAADHVAKSAPDGATLLMAGNAAIVINPSLYAKLPYDPAHDLVPVAQVTVAPNILVLNKDVPAAGVQDLVDLARRNPGTLTFASAGVGTSTHLAGELFQTMAGIKIQHVPYRDSTALLSDLMAGRVTMFFGSIASVLPQVRDGGIRALAITSARRSSAVPDLPTLDELGFRGFDATAWFGLMAPAGTPASVIKSLNEEAQKAVAAPAARAKFATLGMETVTRTPDEFAADIRTETPRWAELIRRVGIAPIQ; encoded by the coding sequence ATGTTACGGCCAGCACTCGTTCCGATCCTGCTTCTGTGGCTGACAAATCCACTTCAAGCGGAGCCGAGATACCCGCAATCGACCATTCGCATCGTGCTGGGCTTCAGTCCGGGTAGCGCACCCGACGTGGCGGCCCGCATCCTCGCCGACCATTTCATGGCGACCTGGGGCAAGCCCGTCGTGGTCGAGAACATGTTGGGCGCGGGCGGCAATATCGCAGCGGATCACGTCGCCAAATCGGCGCCGGACGGAGCCACGCTGCTGATGGCGGGCAACGCGGCAATCGTCATCAATCCCTCTCTTTACGCAAAGCTGCCGTATGATCCGGCGCACGATCTGGTCCCGGTGGCCCAAGTCACGGTCGCGCCGAACATCCTGGTCTTGAACAAGGACGTGCCGGCGGCAGGCGTTCAGGATCTGGTCGATCTGGCGCGGCGCAATCCTGGTACCCTCACCTTTGCCTCGGCGGGAGTAGGCACCTCCACCCATTTGGCGGGCGAGCTATTCCAGACCATGGCGGGTATCAAGATCCAACACGTACCGTACCGCGACAGCACGGCGCTGTTGAGTGATCTCATGGCCGGCCGCGTGACGATGTTCTTTGGCAGCATCGCGTCGGTGCTGCCCCAGGTTCGCGACGGCGGAATTCGCGCCCTGGCAATCACATCGGCGCGGCGCTCGTCTGCCGTTCCCGACCTGCCGACGCTGGACGAACTCGGCTTCCGCGGCTTCGATGCCACCGCCTGGTTTGGTTTGATGGCACCGGCCGGAACGCCGGCTTCGGTGATCAAGTCTCTCAACGAGGAGGCTCAGAAAGCAGTGGCCGCGCCGGCTGCACGAGCAAAGTTCGCTACGCTTGGCATGGAAACCGTGACGCGCACGCCGGACGAATTCGCAGCCGATATCCGGACCGAAACTCCGAGATGGGCAGAACTGATCAGGCGGGTCGGCATAGCGCCGATCCAGTAA
- the lptF gene encoding LPS export ABC transporter permease LptF — MGSIDRYIFRTTLASFALVLVSLTGVIWITQALRGIDLMTSQGQTILTFLGITSLVVPALVLIISPIALMIAISHTLNKLATDSEIIVMNAAGFSPFRLFYPFFYATCVVAVLVAFIAAYLAPDGMRRIKQWDAEITADVLTNILQPGRFAQLDKNLTIRIRERQPGGILAGIFIDDRRDPNERVSIVAEYGEVVKNENGSFLVLKDGNLQRFEAGKRDPALVAFGRYGFDMSKFGNQGRDVALGIRERYLWELLSPSEEDPVYKQIPGQFRSALHDSLLAPIYPFAFAVLTFAFLGAPRTTRQSRNFSIGGSVLAVFGLRMAGFACSVMAVKSPGPVLVQYAMVFGAIGVGLWMIIGGIVVELPPRLVEAINRSNARIARLFGRPAAA; from the coding sequence ATGGGGTCGATAGATAGGTATATCTTCCGCACGACGCTGGCGTCGTTTGCGCTCGTCCTGGTCAGCCTCACCGGCGTGATCTGGATTACGCAGGCGTTGCGCGGCATCGACCTGATGACGAGCCAGGGTCAGACCATCCTGACCTTCCTCGGCATCACCAGTCTCGTCGTGCCCGCCCTCGTCCTGATCATCTCGCCAATCGCGCTGATGATCGCGATCTCGCACACGCTGAACAAGCTCGCGACGGATTCCGAGATCATCGTGATGAATGCCGCCGGCTTCTCGCCGTTCCGGCTGTTCTATCCGTTCTTCTACGCCACCTGCGTGGTGGCGGTGCTGGTCGCCTTCATCGCGGCTTATCTCGCGCCCGACGGCATGCGGCGGATCAAGCAGTGGGACGCCGAGATCACCGCCGACGTTCTCACCAACATCCTTCAGCCCGGCCGCTTCGCCCAGCTCGACAAAAATCTCACAATCCGGATCCGCGAGCGCCAGCCCGGCGGCATCCTCGCCGGCATCTTCATCGACGATCGGCGCGACCCGAACGAGCGCGTCTCGATCGTCGCCGAGTATGGCGAGGTCGTGAAGAACGAGAACGGCTCGTTCCTCGTGCTCAAGGACGGCAATCTCCAGCGCTTCGAAGCCGGCAAGCGCGATCCCGCGCTGGTGGCGTTCGGCCGCTACGGCTTCGACATGTCGAAGTTCGGCAACCAGGGCCGTGACGTCGCCCTCGGCATCCGCGAGCGCTATCTCTGGGAGCTGCTCTCGCCGTCCGAGGAGGACCCGGTCTACAAGCAGATTCCCGGTCAGTTCCGCTCGGCCCTGCACGACAGCCTGCTGGCGCCGATCTATCCGTTCGCCTTTGCCGTGCTGACCTTCGCCTTCCTCGGCGCGCCGCGCACCACCCGCCAGAGCCGCAACTTCTCGATCGGCGGCTCGGTGCTCGCCGTGTTCGGCCTGCGCATGGCGGGATTTGCCTGCTCGGTGATGGCGGTGAAGTCGCCCGGCCCGGTGCTGGTCCAATACGCGATGGTCTTCGGCGCCATCGGCGTCGGGCTGTGGATGATCATCGGCGGGATCGTGGTCGAGCTGCCGCCCCGCCTCGTGGAGGCCATCAACAGGTCGAACGCGCGCATAGCGCGGCTGTTCGGACGGCCGGCCGCCGCATGA
- the lptG gene encoding LPS export ABC transporter permease LptG — protein sequence MSMLTNTLGRYFAGRFVVAALGVFASIFLLLVLVDYIEMVRKTSGLASASAVMVAETSLFRVPQLLEKLTPFCMLIGAMTCYLALSRRLELVVARAAGISAWQFIAPALGSALLIGVIATVAYNPMSANLRELSKRMEAELFGSAPGGGIQDASGFWLNQVTNDGQVIINAARSEQQGVRLTGLTLFRFDTAQRFKERVEAREATLEAGHWLFKTVRRFSLDSPPIDQATLEIPTTLTEAQVRNSFSTPETVSFWQLPSYIRSSESSGFATAGYRLQYHKLLAQPFLLAAMVMLAASVSLRFFRMGGVQKMVLSGVGAGFLLYVLSKVTEDLSKAELMHPIAAAWLPVVVGGLTGFLALLYQEDG from the coding sequence ATGAGCATGCTCACCAACACACTCGGCCGCTACTTCGCCGGACGCTTCGTCGTCGCGGCGCTCGGCGTGTTCGCGAGCATTTTCCTGCTGCTGGTGCTGGTCGACTACATCGAGATGGTGCGCAAGACCTCGGGGCTCGCGTCCGCCTCCGCGGTCATGGTGGCCGAGACCTCGCTGTTCCGGGTGCCGCAGCTCCTCGAGAAGCTGACACCGTTCTGCATGCTGATCGGCGCCATGACGTGCTATCTCGCCCTCTCGCGCCGGCTCGAGCTGGTGGTCGCACGCGCAGCCGGCATCTCGGCGTGGCAGTTCATCGCGCCGGCGCTCGGCAGCGCGCTGCTGATCGGGGTGATCGCCACCGTCGCCTACAATCCGATGTCGGCGAACCTGCGCGAGCTCTCCAAGCGCATGGAAGCCGAGCTGTTCGGCTCGGCCCCCGGCGGCGGCATTCAGGACGCCTCCGGCTTCTGGCTCAACCAGGTCACCAATGACGGCCAGGTCATCATCAACGCGGCGCGCAGCGAGCAGCAGGGCGTGCGACTCACGGGGCTCACGCTGTTCCGGTTTGATACAGCGCAGCGCTTCAAGGAACGCGTCGAGGCGCGCGAGGCCACGCTCGAGGCCGGCCACTGGCTGTTCAAGACCGTCCGCCGCTTCTCGCTGGATTCGCCGCCGATCGACCAGGCCACGCTGGAGATTCCGACGACGCTGACCGAGGCCCAGGTCCGCAACAGCTTTTCGACACCCGAGACTGTGTCCTTTTGGCAACTACCGAGCTACATCCGCTCGTCCGAGAGCTCGGGCTTCGCGACAGCCGGCTATCGACTCCAGTATCACAAGCTCTTGGCACAGCCGTTTTTGCTGGCCGCCATGGTGATGCTGGCGGCTTCCGTGTCGTTGCGCTTCTTCCGGATGGGCGGCGTGCAGAAGATGGTTTTGAGTGGCGTGGGCGCAGGCTTTCTGCTCTACGTTTTGTCGAAAGTGACTGAAGACTTGAGCAAGGCTGAGTTGATGCATCCGATCGCTGCGGCGTGGTTGCCCGTGGTGGTGGGCGGCCTCACCGGCTTTTTGGCCTTGTTGTACCAGGAGGACGGTTAG
- a CDS encoding leucyl aminopeptidase, with protein sequence MSDAIKVGFVPLSAAARGILVVFCDDGLKLGPATAKALGGATDLVKRAASAASFKGKSGAALDILAPEGVKATRLIVIGAGKAASLKANDFLKFGGVAASKLSAGSAAMTIVAELPNGAMTSEQAVAIASGLRLRAYKFDRYKTKKKDGEEGGLRADVSVAVGDAAAAKKAFVAADHVVDGVIIARDLVNEPPNVLFPEEFARRAGLLRKLGVKIEVLDVKAMDKLGMGALLGVGQGSARPSRTVIMRWDGGKKGEAPVAFVGKGVCFDTGGISIKPAGSMEDMKGDMGGAACVVGLMHALAARKAKANVVGAIGLVENMPDGNAQRPGDIVTSMSGQTIEIINTDAEGRLVLADVLWYVAKKTKPQFMVDLATLTGAIMVALGTEHAGMFSNNDELAARLLAAGIESGEKVWRMPLGPEYDKLIDSQFADMKNTGGRHGGSITAAQFLQRFVDGTPWAHLDIAGTAMGAPKTDINQSWGSGYGVRLLDRLVADHYERK encoded by the coding sequence ATGTCCGATGCCATCAAGGTCGGCTTCGTCCCGCTGTCTGCCGCCGCCCGTGGCATCCTGGTGGTGTTCTGCGACGACGGTTTGAAGCTGGGCCCGGCGACGGCCAAGGCGCTAGGCGGTGCCACCGACCTCGTCAAGCGGGCAGCTTCCGCCGCCAGCTTCAAGGGCAAAAGCGGCGCCGCGCTGGACATCCTGGCACCGGAGGGGGTGAAGGCCACCCGTCTGATCGTGATTGGTGCCGGTAAGGCGGCGAGCCTGAAGGCGAATGACTTTCTCAAGTTCGGCGGCGTGGCGGCGAGCAAGCTGTCCGCGGGGTCCGCGGCCATGACAATCGTGGCGGAACTGCCCAATGGCGCCATGACGAGCGAGCAGGCGGTCGCGATCGCCTCGGGCCTTCGCTTACGCGCCTACAAGTTCGATCGCTACAAGACGAAAAAGAAGGATGGCGAGGAGGGCGGCTTGCGCGCCGACGTCTCGGTTGCGGTGGGCGATGCAGCCGCGGCGAAGAAGGCGTTCGTCGCGGCCGACCATGTCGTCGACGGCGTGATCATCGCGCGCGACCTCGTCAACGAGCCGCCGAACGTGCTTTTCCCCGAGGAATTCGCGCGCCGCGCGGGCCTGCTGCGCAAGCTCGGCGTCAAGATCGAGGTGCTCGACGTCAAGGCGATGGACAAGCTCGGCATGGGCGCGCTGCTCGGCGTCGGCCAGGGCTCGGCGCGGCCGAGCCGCACCGTGATCATGCGTTGGGACGGCGGCAAGAAGGGCGAGGCGCCGGTTGCCTTCGTCGGCAAGGGCGTCTGCTTCGACACCGGCGGCATCTCGATCAAGCCGGCCGGCAGCATGGAGGACATGAAAGGCGACATGGGCGGCGCTGCCTGCGTCGTCGGCCTGATGCATGCGCTGGCGGCGCGGAAAGCGAAGGCCAACGTGGTCGGCGCTATCGGTCTCGTCGAGAACATGCCCGACGGCAATGCGCAGCGGCCCGGCGACATCGTCACCTCGATGTCGGGCCAGACCATCGAGATCATCAACACCGACGCCGAGGGCCGCCTCGTGCTGGCCGACGTGCTCTGGTACGTCGCAAAGAAGACCAAGCCGCAATTCATGGTGGATCTGGCGACGCTGACCGGCGCAATCATGGTCGCGCTCGGCACCGAGCATGCCGGCATGTTCTCCAACAATGACGAGCTCGCCGCGCGCCTGCTGGCCGCCGGTATCGAGAGCGGCGAGAAGGTCTGGCGCATGCCGCTCGGCCCCGAATACGACAAGCTGATCGATTCCCAGTTCGCCGACATGAAGAACACCGGCGGGCGGCACGGCGGCTCGATCACCGCGGCGCAGTTCCTCCAGCGCTTCGTCGACGGCACGCCCTGGGCGCATCTCGACATCGCTGGCACCGCGATGGGGGCGCCCAAGACCGACATCAACCAGAGCTGGGGAAGCGGTTATGGCGTCCGTCTCCTGGATCGTCTGGTGGCCGACCACTACGAGCGCAAATGA
- a CDS encoding DNA polymerase III subunit chi, with product MTEVLFYHLQNMTVENVLPPLLEKSLERGWRVVVQSTSEERADALDAHLWTYRDDSFLPHATWRVNDAADQPIVLAIEEGNPNGANVRFLIDNAALPQDAQGYERMVLLFNGDDPDALALARSAWTDCKARGFDVTYWQADERGRWQKRN from the coding sequence ATGACGGAAGTGCTGTTCTACCATCTGCAAAACATGACGGTGGAGAACGTGTTGCCGCCGCTTCTCGAGAAATCGCTCGAGCGCGGCTGGCGCGTCGTGGTGCAGTCGACGTCGGAGGAGCGCGCCGATGCGCTCGACGCGCATTTGTGGACCTATCGCGACGATTCCTTCCTGCCGCATGCGACATGGCGCGTGAACGATGCCGCCGATCAGCCGATCGTGCTGGCGATCGAGGAGGGCAATCCCAACGGCGCCAATGTCCGCTTCCTGATCGACAACGCCGCGCTGCCGCAGGACGCGCAGGGCTATGAGCGCATGGTGCTGCTGTTCAACGGCGACGATCCGGACGCGCTCGCTTTGGCCCGCAGCGCCTGGACGGATTGCAAGGCGCGGGGATTTGATGTCACCTATTGGCAGGCCGACGAACGGGGCCGGTGGCAGAAGCGGAATTAG